One segment of Panicum virgatum strain AP13 chromosome 3K, P.virgatum_v5, whole genome shotgun sequence DNA contains the following:
- the LOC120697163 gene encoding uncharacterized protein LOC120697163 isoform X6 — MPSGDNMKFEEDGHLLSQAKRDLSRVDYQTQPSESNYVTDLRSHAYSEDRLPLGRECQRQKSHLPTSSCSWENSSALEAAAPPPSSPDALGHAFGKMRTKTNTLSARPHYRASYPATALHMTKHLGEVELDYGLDHSDRCCRRSDRFTALSSRSGQSVENCSELGDYASAPHYVDGINPISRQWCFDDGGPSVPRGLQYGDEIPSLSSKKHNGLPSLSSQWHYDLQTPLFSRRQEYGDEIPSLSPNWRYRYKIPLHSGHWCHDAEAPAPSRYRQGASHWNGHSRQNFARINTNEQSKVTTSKHAFMEHRMVNRVVNSSIHHRTNMKDNRCRNPEDIKDQVRGPRASKLNNTSASSSVKDISSPFVCRDQINRSDFSVQYKQAKFFMIKSYSEDDIHKGIKYNVWASTANGNDKLDAAYHEAQILMKENGENCPVFLFFSVNTSGQFVGLAEMLGPVDFKKTMDFWKGDKWNGFFPIIWHIIKDIPNRLFKHIILEHNDYRPVTFSRDTQEIGLAQGMQMLKIFKDHLQGTSILDDFDFYEEKDNACRAQKGENPESTHQARFSEDLEPMGNLEARMESWSLYENWD, encoded by the exons ATGCCAAGCG GGGACAATATGAAGTTTGAGGAAGATGGCCATTTGCTATCTCAGGCAAAAAGGGATTTGTCACGTGTG GATTATCAAACACAGCCTTCGGAGTCCAACTATGTTACTGACCTTAGATCACATGCATATTCTGAGGATCGTTTGCCACTGGGAAGAGAATGTCAGAGGCAGAAGTCACACCTTCCTACTTCAAGCTGTTCTTGGGAAAACTCTTCTGCATTAgaagcagcagcaccaccaccaagtAGCCCAGATGCATTAGGGCATGCATTCGGGAAAATGAGAACCAAAACCAACACCCTCAGTGCAAGACCACATTATCGTGCTTCATATCCTGCCACTGCTCTTCACATGACAAAGCATCTAGGAGAAGTTGAACTCGATTATGGTTTAGATCATTCTGATCGTTGTTGCAGAAGATCAGACCGATTTACTGCCTTGTCAAGCCGCAGTGGTCAATCTGTAGAAAATTGCAGTGAG CTGGGCGATTATGCCAGTGCCCCCCACTATGTAGATGGGATCAATCCTATTTCACGTCAATGGTGCTTTGATGATGGAGGCCCTTCGGTACCAAGAGGGCTGCAGTATGGCGATGAGATCCCTTCTTTGTCTAGTAAGAAGCATAATGGGCTACCTTCACTCTCAAGCCAATGGCACTACGATCTTCAAACCCCATTGTTCTCAAGAAGACAGGAGTATGGTGATGAGATCCCGTCACTGTCTCCAAATTGGCGTTACCGATATAAGATTCCTCTGCACTCTGGTCATTGGTGCCATGATGCTGAGGCACCTGCACCATCAAGGTACCGGCAAGGTGCTTCTCATTGGAATGGTCACTCAAGACAAAATTTTGCCAGGATTAATACCAATGAGCAATCCAAAGTTACCACAAGCAAACATGCTTTTATGGAACATAGGATGGTCAACAGAGTTGTAAACAGTAGTATCCACCACAGGACCAATATGAAAGATAATAGGTGCAGAAATCCTGAGGATATAAAGGACcaagttcgtgggccaagagcAAGTAAATTGAATAATACTTCAGCTTCATCCAGTGTGAAAGATATCTCAAGTCCATTTGTCTGTAGGGATCAAATTAATAGATCCGACTTTTCAGTTCAGTATAAACAGGCCAAGTTTTTCATGATAAAATCATATAGTGAAGACGATATTCATAAAGGTATCAAATACAACGTTTGGGCAAGTACAGCAAACGGGAATGATAAACTTGATGCTGCTTACCATGAAGCTCAAATTTTAATGAAAGAGAATGGGGAGAACTGTCCTGTGTTCCTATTCTTCTCG GTTAACACCAGCGGACAGTTTGTAGGGTTGGCTGAAATGTTAGGCCCTGTTGATTTCAAGAAGACCATGGATTTCTGGAAAGGAGATAAATGGAATGGCTTTTTCCCTATAATATGGCATATTATAAAGGACATTCCAAATCGTCTGTTCAAACATATAATTCTTGAACACAATGATTACAGACCAGTTACTTTTAGTAGGGACACTCAGGAG ATTGGGTTGGCACAAGGTATGCAAATGTTGAAAATTTTCAAGGATCACCTTCAGGGAACATCAATTCTGGATGATTTTGATTTTTATGAAGAAAAAGATAATGCATGCCGTGCCCAAAAGGGCGAAAACCCAGAGTCAACACATCAAGCTAGATTTTCTGAAGACTTGGAGCCGATG GGAAATTTGGAGGCACGCATGGAGAGCTGGAGTTTGTACGAGAATTGGGACTAA